A window of Hyalangium gracile contains these coding sequences:
- a CDS encoding Hsp70 family protein, producing MNHSFGIDLGTTNSVISHLVDGRPVALPIDGSPIVPSVVLYTDDGPVVGRQARNLELQSPERCVRSVKRRMGTAHRYLLAGRELSPEQVSADILSALKRGAEKATGLAVRDVVITVPAYFDDAQRRATLEAGELAGLHVLRLLNEPTSASLVYDRVLAPEDAGGAQPEILLIYDLGGGTFDVSVLEVFQGVREVRATAGNTHLGGDDFDDRLVQRFLEELARGQGVDPREDLRAMARLRRLAEETKIRLSSDVLVHVREEFLTHARGRPVHLELEVRRRDFESLIEPLLESTMVLARQALQEARLEGQSLSRVCLVGGSTRIPRVREMLEELFGADIHEEVDPDLAVGLGAAIQAGLLSGEPVERILVDVASHSLGVRVVGEDDALRAEPETFAPVIRRNTPLPAVRVDEFYTLLPEQERLNVEVFQGEAPRVSENTRVGAFDFPLEPRPANSPVRVEFAYDLNGVVKVSVSQPGTANAKTVALSLADAGRATQAQAAQTVVARKGRALLERLPVGPKAELERLLERYAAAEGAGRERAEEALLDFFLEHEPRHQEP from the coding sequence ATGAATCACTCCTTCGGCATCGATCTCGGCACGACCAACTCGGTCATCTCGCACCTCGTCGATGGTCGTCCGGTGGCGCTACCCATCGATGGCAGCCCCATCGTCCCCTCGGTGGTGCTCTACACGGACGATGGCCCCGTGGTGGGGCGTCAGGCGCGCAACCTCGAATTGCAGAGCCCCGAGCGGTGCGTTCGCTCGGTGAAGCGCAGGATGGGGACGGCTCACCGCTACCTGCTCGCCGGACGTGAGCTGTCTCCCGAGCAGGTCTCCGCCGATATCCTGTCCGCGCTCAAGCGCGGCGCCGAGAAGGCGACGGGCCTTGCCGTGAGAGATGTCGTCATCACCGTGCCGGCCTACTTCGACGATGCCCAGCGCCGAGCGACCCTCGAGGCTGGCGAGCTCGCGGGGCTCCACGTGCTACGGCTGCTCAACGAGCCCACCAGCGCCTCGCTCGTATATGACCGGGTGCTCGCCCCGGAGGACGCGGGCGGAGCCCAGCCCGAGATCCTCCTCATCTACGACCTGGGGGGTGGCACCTTCGATGTGTCGGTGCTCGAGGTGTTCCAAGGCGTGCGCGAGGTGCGCGCCACCGCGGGCAACACCCACCTGGGAGGCGATGACTTCGACGACAGGCTGGTGCAGCGCTTCCTCGAGGAGCTCGCGCGGGGCCAGGGCGTGGATCCCCGCGAGGACCTCCGCGCCATGGCGCGCCTGCGCCGGCTGGCCGAGGAGACGAAGATCCGCCTCTCGTCGGACGTCCTGGTGCACGTGCGCGAGGAGTTCCTCACCCACGCTCGGGGCAGGCCCGTCCATCTCGAGCTGGAGGTGCGGCGGCGCGACTTCGAGTCCCTGATCGAGCCGCTGCTCGAGTCCACGATGGTGCTGGCTCGCCAGGCGCTCCAGGAAGCACGGCTCGAGGGGCAGTCCCTGTCGCGGGTATGTCTGGTGGGGGGCTCGACCCGGATTCCGCGGGTACGCGAGATGCTGGAGGAGCTGTTCGGGGCGGACATCCACGAGGAGGTGGATCCGGATCTGGCGGTGGGGCTGGGCGCTGCCATCCAGGCAGGGCTGCTCAGTGGCGAGCCGGTGGAGCGCATCCTGGTGGACGTCGCCTCCCACAGCCTGGGAGTGCGCGTCGTCGGCGAGGACGATGCCCTGCGCGCGGAGCCGGAGACCTTCGCTCCCGTCATCCGCCGCAACACGCCGCTGCCGGCCGTGAGAGTGGATGAGTTCTACACCCTGCTGCCCGAGCAGGAGCGTCTCAACGTGGAGGTGTTTCAGGGCGAGGCGCCTCGGGTGTCGGAGAACACGCGGGTGGGGGCCTTTGACTTCCCGCTGGAGCCACGGCCCGCGAACTCACCGGTACGGGTGGAGTTTGCCTATGACCTCAACGGGGTGGTGAAGGTCTCCGTCAGCCAGCCCGGCACGGCGAATGCCAAGACGGTGGCGCTCTCCCTGGCGGACGCGGGCAGGGCCACCCAGGCCCAGGCGGCGCAGACCGTGGTGGCACGCAAGGGGCGCGCCCTGCTGGAGCGCCTCCCCGTCGGGCCGAAGGCGGAGCTGGAGCGACTGCTCGAGCGGTATGCCGCGGCGGAAGGGGCAGGGCGTGAGCGCGCCGAGGAGGCGTTGCTGGACTTCTTCCTCGAACATGAGCCGCGGCACCAGGAGCCGTGA
- a CDS encoding DUF6109 family natural product biosynthesis protein gives MARQEGEERQHRRWLEDARKYLTRGELEAGLPALLRLPPSQREQLLPRGAELFRQAVQELHRRGAWGALATLAARADVEPRLVEQGVEPEEARATYWSLLWAASRAREWARAERLWQPLAPTAREHAPRLAVAMEAWVSSQGTPEPRSVAPALACLPPVDARLGVEPARTHVSLSPPRSLEEVEEALLALYALEPFPRFASRVEAWGKELPAEVARATWRQAGLLAARELWLRAEHGQGSASLLEPAVLLARAAREAGDARELSEPVLQALRVVTSRLPPEGISSAQEAEAWCALAQAAALQPEARLWVVGAVSELRFSGAGLPRALRLYQALLALAPDAALWARAVQAWDAYDSEARSAPEWLQTGLRQLIETGVPAVLAWLRRAHPSERTELVECVAFTHAPELVESWVDASWELAGEELRPVLSDAISILLERSRDKGARQKLERMLQGARSLDDAARMLMDTDAPIERLEALMGLSAEGLRIWRRFGSRVLTYRAEFLREAVRQASSDSEAWEAISRYLDAHGGDPAYLETLQLLDVGERKELARRVMARWLERRANDVQALAEAVVAAGRTGAPCEYLHPLLAAFLASHLVQPSSAPTPSVKRALELARKHGVRLPKRRAARKKKPSTKAATERTPRAKAKARKKRSPGQGIAREQEPQLDLLKEEEEENSR, from the coding sequence ATGGCCAGGCAAGAGGGAGAGGAGCGCCAGCACCGCCGCTGGCTGGAGGATGCCCGGAAGTATCTGACCAGGGGAGAGCTCGAAGCGGGACTGCCCGCGCTGCTTCGGTTGCCCCCGTCGCAGCGGGAGCAGCTGCTGCCTCGCGGTGCGGAGCTGTTCCGGCAGGCCGTTCAGGAGCTGCACCGTCGCGGTGCCTGGGGCGCACTGGCGACCCTGGCCGCGCGCGCGGATGTCGAGCCCAGACTCGTGGAGCAAGGCGTGGAACCCGAGGAGGCCCGCGCCACCTACTGGTCGCTGCTGTGGGCCGCGAGCCGCGCGCGCGAGTGGGCGCGCGCGGAGCGCCTGTGGCAGCCCCTGGCTCCCACCGCGCGGGAGCACGCGCCCAGGCTGGCCGTGGCCATGGAGGCCTGGGTCTCCAGCCAGGGCACTCCTGAGCCAAGGAGCGTTGCCCCGGCCCTTGCATGCCTGCCTCCGGTGGACGCGCGCCTGGGGGTCGAGCCGGCTCGCACGCACGTCTCCCTGTCTCCGCCCCGCTCCTTGGAGGAAGTGGAAGAGGCGCTCCTGGCCCTGTATGCGCTCGAGCCCTTCCCCCGCTTCGCCAGCCGCGTCGAGGCCTGGGGGAAGGAACTGCCCGCGGAGGTGGCTCGGGCGACATGGCGACAGGCGGGGCTGCTCGCGGCGCGGGAGCTGTGGCTTCGGGCCGAGCATGGGCAGGGGAGCGCCTCGCTCCTGGAGCCCGCCGTGCTGCTCGCCCGGGCGGCGCGGGAGGCCGGGGACGCACGGGAACTGTCCGAGCCGGTGCTGCAGGCGCTGCGGGTGGTGACCTCCAGGCTTCCACCAGAGGGCATCTCCAGCGCCCAGGAGGCCGAGGCCTGGTGTGCCCTGGCCCAGGCCGCGGCGCTCCAGCCGGAGGCTCGGCTCTGGGTAGTGGGGGCCGTGTCGGAGCTGCGCTTCTCGGGAGCGGGCCTGCCGCGGGCGCTTCGCCTCTATCAGGCCCTGCTGGCCCTCGCGCCGGACGCGGCCCTCTGGGCGCGGGCGGTGCAGGCGTGGGACGCGTACGACTCCGAGGCGAGGAGCGCGCCCGAGTGGCTCCAGACTGGCTTGCGTCAGCTGATAGAGACAGGGGTGCCCGCCGTGCTGGCCTGGCTGAGGCGGGCACACCCCTCCGAGCGCACGGAGCTGGTCGAGTGCGTGGCCTTCACCCATGCGCCAGAGCTGGTGGAGTCCTGGGTCGATGCCAGTTGGGAACTCGCGGGCGAGGAGCTGCGGCCCGTGCTGAGCGATGCCATCTCCATCCTGCTGGAGCGGAGCCGGGACAAGGGGGCGAGACAAAAGCTGGAGCGGATGCTGCAAGGTGCGCGGAGCCTGGACGATGCGGCGCGGATGTTGATGGACACGGACGCGCCGATCGAGCGGCTCGAAGCCTTGATGGGGCTGAGCGCCGAGGGCCTGCGCATCTGGCGCCGCTTCGGCTCCCGGGTGCTGACCTACCGGGCCGAGTTCCTGCGGGAGGCGGTGCGCCAGGCCTCTTCGGACAGCGAGGCGTGGGAGGCCATCTCCCGGTACCTGGATGCTCACGGCGGGGACCCGGCCTACCTCGAGACGCTCCAGTTGCTGGATGTGGGCGAGCGGAAGGAGCTCGCCCGCCGTGTCATGGCGCGGTGGCTGGAGCGACGTGCGAACGATGTGCAAGCGCTCGCCGAGGCGGTGGTGGCCGCAGGAAGAACGGGCGCCCCTTGTGAGTATCTTCACCCCTTGTTGGCGGCCTTTTTGGCGTCCCATCTGGTGCAGCCTTCCTCCGCGCCGACTCCCAGTGTGAAACGGGCGCTGGAACTGGCGCGCAAACATGGCGTGCGCCTGCCCAAGCGCCGGGCCGCGCGGAAGAAGAAGCCATCCACCAAGGCTGCGACCGAGCGCACGCCGCGCGCGAAGGCAAAGGCCCGGAAGAAGCGCTCGCCCGGGCAGGGCATTGCCCGCGAACAGGAGCCCCAGTTGGACCTCCTCAAGGAGGAGGAGGAGGAGAACTCGAGATGA
- a CDS encoding OmpA family protein, translated as MEEARSATDRRRRAWLPWALLAGVVVLALGGGLMASRSISALVEHTAHLEQVALESEARVAELQLLRASMERRLKHLDQRQTGTSAQREAEARKAREADAQLVQREAARKKLEAKLKDALAQGDAWLDASRPEALRVELSERLLFEPGQSTLTARGVEELGRIGAVLASVEGHAVQVASHTDELPTAAGPGTEGTSWELSSARATAVVRALLERPARIAPQRLSAVGHASFRPEVPTDSPQNRQRNRRVALTLEPMPLPPAALLATLEPTPPPLAPAKSAPASGKSSKKSGRR; from the coding sequence ATGGAGGAAGCCCGAAGCGCAACGGACCGGCGACGCCGGGCCTGGCTTCCCTGGGCGCTTCTGGCGGGGGTCGTCGTGCTGGCGCTGGGCGGCGGGCTCATGGCCTCGCGGTCCATCTCTGCGCTGGTGGAGCACACCGCCCACCTCGAGCAGGTCGCGCTCGAGTCCGAGGCTCGGGTGGCGGAGCTCCAGCTGCTGCGCGCCAGCATGGAGCGCCGGCTGAAGCACCTGGATCAACGGCAGACGGGCACCTCGGCCCAGCGCGAAGCAGAGGCCCGCAAGGCCCGCGAGGCGGATGCTCAGCTCGTCCAGCGCGAGGCGGCGCGGAAGAAGCTGGAGGCGAAGCTGAAGGACGCCCTGGCCCAGGGAGATGCCTGGCTCGACGCCTCCCGCCCCGAGGCCCTGCGCGTGGAGCTGTCCGAGCGGCTCCTCTTCGAGCCGGGCCAGTCCACGCTGACGGCCAGGGGCGTGGAGGAGCTCGGGAGGATCGGCGCGGTGCTGGCCTCGGTGGAGGGCCACGCGGTGCAGGTGGCCTCCCACACGGACGAGCTGCCCACCGCTGCCGGCCCGGGCACGGAGGGGACGAGCTGGGAGCTGTCCTCCGCGCGCGCCACCGCCGTCGTGCGCGCGCTGCTCGAGCGCCCCGCCCGCATCGCCCCGCAGCGGCTCAGCGCCGTGGGCCATGCCTCGTTCCGGCCCGAGGTCCCCACGGATTCGCCCCAGAACCGCCAGCGCAACCGGCGCGTGGCGCTGACGCTCGAGCCCATGCCGCTGCCGCCCGCGGCCCTGCTGGCGACGCTCGAGCCCACGCCTCCGCCGCTGGCGCCCGCGAAGTCGGCGCCCGCGAGTGGCAAGTCCTCCAAGAAGTCGGGCCGACGCTGA
- a CDS encoding J domain-containing protein has product MTQPDEPFAVLGLAPTLEPAAVKRAYFAALARHPPHEDPEGFRRLRDAYEMLSRPGALAVAYLASPVDVRKLADEARGRFDAVLERAREAALVAREREELATQFQERCARLRWEEALRACSGGGRD; this is encoded by the coding sequence ATGACGCAGCCCGATGAGCCGTTCGCGGTGTTGGGACTCGCACCCACGTTGGAGCCGGCCGCCGTCAAGCGCGCATACTTCGCCGCACTGGCCCGCCACCCGCCTCATGAGGACCCGGAGGGGTTCCGGCGCTTGCGCGATGCCTACGAGATGCTCTCCCGGCCCGGCGCGTTGGCTGTGGCGTACCTGGCCAGTCCCGTGGATGTGCGGAAGCTGGCGGACGAGGCGCGCGGGCGCTTCGACGCGGTGCTCGAGAGGGCTCGTGAGGCAGCGCTCGTCGCCCGTGAGCGCGAAGAGCTCGCGACACAATTCCAGGAGAGGTGCGCCCGGCTGCGCTGGGAGGAAGCGCTCCGTGCGTGCTCCGGAGGGGGGCGGGACTGA
- a CDS encoding HAD family hydrolase → MGIGCVVLDFDGTFTDVAAEGAPFVLHFKSHLAELLGMDRQAMEASWREEEAAVLAGAHAFGWDIGGRVVAPATADPYLLSNCVARQLMGRYGALPDPAERHEALQTLYREAYELTGTAFKPEAKEVLEALVATGLPVWVVTNAHTDLVEAKLDRLAPKGRERLKVKGDARKYILQEAQPTDARFSALPETITFDGLLPRPVYLRRGLYYEALRTIWQETGTGPESTLVAGDIYELDLALPAALGAHVQFVQRDNALQYEVRAMELLGPRGGVDRSLRGILPRLRG, encoded by the coding sequence ATGGGCATCGGGTGCGTGGTGTTGGACTTCGATGGGACCTTCACCGACGTGGCGGCGGAGGGAGCCCCCTTCGTCCTCCACTTCAAGAGCCACTTGGCGGAGCTGCTGGGAATGGACCGGCAGGCCATGGAGGCGTCCTGGCGCGAGGAGGAGGCGGCGGTGCTGGCGGGGGCGCACGCGTTCGGCTGGGACATCGGGGGGCGCGTCGTGGCGCCGGCCACCGCGGATCCGTACCTGCTGTCCAACTGCGTGGCGCGCCAGCTCATGGGGCGTTACGGCGCGCTGCCGGATCCGGCGGAGCGCCACGAGGCGCTCCAGACGCTCTACCGCGAGGCCTACGAGCTGACGGGCACGGCCTTCAAGCCCGAGGCGAAGGAGGTGCTCGAGGCGCTGGTCGCCACGGGGCTGCCGGTATGGGTGGTGACCAACGCGCACACGGACCTGGTGGAGGCCAAGCTGGATCGGCTGGCGCCCAAGGGCCGCGAGCGGCTGAAGGTGAAGGGGGACGCGCGCAAGTACATCCTCCAGGAGGCCCAGCCCACGGACGCGCGCTTCTCGGCGCTGCCGGAGACGATCACCTTCGACGGGCTGCTGCCCCGTCCCGTCTATCTGCGGCGGGGCCTGTACTACGAGGCGCTGCGGACCATCTGGCAGGAGACGGGCACCGGCCCCGAGTCGACGCTGGTGGCGGGCGACATCTACGAACTGGACCTGGCGCTGCCGGCGGCGCTGGGGGCGCACGTGCAGTTCGTCCAGCGGGACAACGCGCTCCAGTACGAAGTGAGGGCGATGGAGCTGCTGGGGCCGCGCGGCGGGGTGGACCGGAGCCTGCGCGGCATCCTTCCGCGCCTGCGCGGCTGA
- the agmC gene encoding adventurous gliding motility protein AgmC, which produces MWLVALALCATGAAAEPDTMGLGTGRDGALTVTEPRTVINQYAQVTGPLAPGDVQVLVSSSKGFGDGDLVMVLQTTGIVPEPPRGEPAPVELGDDPVGRWELARVAKVSPGELKLKAPLVHSYAGRVTQVIRIPEYTEVTVRAGASLKAQPWDGEKGGVLAFLATGAVNNEGVLDASGAGFRGAPGGHLSSELVGCSLLPREVRPGARRGEGISVLSYGPGETGWENASNGGGGGLCPLSGGGGGGNGGTGGRGGDSSAPWDVARELGGRGGTALRYSLMDHLTLGGGGGKGHGENESGGSAGAGGGAIFVRAGRLTGRGALLAQGEAGGSASGGGGGGGGAGGSISLRLAGSAGCGSISARGGGGGSPQEGLLSQAGAGGGGGGGRVLYQAASTSACPIDVEAGLGGERRASETSSRPGVEAQPTSSSQEPHQGVIQRLSEGFSSGGRALLALDTIITGTPRNPTKERVAEFSFKGAGAGGLYRCREWMGASPGNFQPCGAVPVDATDDTLKKAYSNLSEGTHTFEVYAVDASGEQDATPARFTWEVDTTPPDTAITGSPSNPTELSTATFSFSGAGLGGRYWCREWMGTPSGSFQDCGLAGAGGLPDIGTKTFTNLASGSHSFEVYAEDAAGNVDATAAQFAWVIAFDTKIDSGPPTLSNQKTATFVFSGAGAGGTYLCRKWTGTPSGTFENCGSGVSGSKSYSNLTDDIHVFEVYARSGSGIEDATPAKFTWMVDTIPPETGLASQPDNPTSERKATFTFTGAEAAGKYWCREWTGSTGGPFLDCGNSGAKTYDNLSDGTHTFEVYAQDAAGNKDDLSPARSTWKVDTQAPDTTISKKPPPASNQTTAEFEFSANEAEVSYSCSHNGLDFSTCTSPVSWANLIERPQAYTFYVRAKDGAGNAEGEAASYSWVVDLTPPETTIAEGPPALTNNPEATFRFSSNEMGVVYQCSLDGVSQPTCTTPMTVRVQGDGHHKLCVTAMDAATNKDGSAACHEWTVDSLKPKTQIRSYPSALTNLTTATFEFSAGEPGVDYKCSLDGANFTSCSSPKTYTQLGETPQPHTFRVYATDTAGNAEGEAGAAQYSWTVDTTAPDSPDLKRPGEGQCTRSSNLSIEGATEARATVMVFLDGNPEATSTTMADETGGWIVGLSLESLADGPHFITARTKDVAGNTGSLSSPRKFTRDTDPPETYITEKPPVLSTSNQAKFTFASDEAGVRYMCNRSIVQGNFDCSAGLDLPGLADGRHTVIVWAVDCAGNEDPTPEAYQWTVDTAPPSVTITSPEEGNIVSENAPLISGITEQSATVAVLIEGGEPRTRVEGQALVKSDGEWTFQPRNALPNGHYTVRATATDLVGNVGVSFGPVSFQIDTVPPDTEFLGDPPVLDIHDSREFAVSSNKAGTVFEYSLDKVPEQESEWSKGSSKYRTPHLRNGKHFLLARAVDEAGNKDPSPARHDWVVAAERPPPPEFIEPHEGSTIYSLTPTLSGTTVPGGTVDLFINVAEVSDETPPTGIAQADKDGNWAYTLSLEEKEYTLAGRAANIYKNKGELSNSITFKVAAPKTQAKAIGGGLGCAASSASPWAALLGLLVVTLGRARRR; this is translated from the coding sequence ATGTGGCTGGTGGCCTTGGCGCTGTGCGCGACCGGGGCTGCGGCCGAGCCTGACACGATGGGGCTGGGGACGGGGCGCGATGGAGCGCTCACGGTCACCGAGCCACGGACGGTCATCAATCAATACGCCCAGGTGACGGGGCCGCTGGCGCCCGGAGACGTGCAGGTGCTCGTCTCATCATCGAAGGGGTTTGGTGATGGCGACCTGGTGATGGTGTTGCAGACGACGGGCATCGTCCCCGAGCCACCGAGAGGAGAGCCGGCTCCCGTGGAACTGGGGGACGATCCGGTAGGGCGGTGGGAGCTTGCGCGAGTGGCGAAGGTGAGCCCGGGCGAGCTGAAGCTGAAGGCACCGTTGGTGCACTCGTACGCGGGGAGGGTGACGCAGGTCATCCGGATACCGGAGTACACCGAGGTGACGGTACGCGCTGGAGCCAGTCTCAAGGCACAGCCGTGGGATGGGGAGAAGGGGGGCGTGCTGGCCTTCCTGGCGACGGGAGCGGTGAACAACGAGGGAGTGCTCGATGCGAGCGGTGCAGGCTTCCGGGGAGCGCCTGGGGGGCACCTGTCGTCGGAGCTCGTGGGCTGCTCGCTGTTGCCTCGGGAGGTGAGGCCCGGGGCGCGTAGAGGCGAGGGCATCTCCGTGTTGAGCTACGGCCCTGGAGAGACGGGTTGGGAGAATGCCTCCAACGGAGGAGGCGGAGGACTCTGTCCCTTGTCCGGGGGAGGAGGAGGAGGAAACGGTGGGACTGGCGGGCGAGGTGGGGACTCATCTGCGCCGTGGGATGTGGCGCGGGAACTGGGAGGCAGAGGGGGGACGGCGCTGAGGTATTCGCTGATGGACCACCTGACGCTGGGGGGCGGAGGAGGGAAGGGGCATGGAGAGAATGAGAGTGGAGGCTCGGCAGGAGCGGGGGGAGGAGCCATCTTCGTGCGAGCGGGGAGGTTGACAGGCCGAGGCGCCCTGCTGGCGCAAGGCGAGGCAGGAGGGAGTGCGAGCGGAGGCGGTGGGGGAGGTGGCGGAGCGGGAGGCAGCATCTCCCTGCGGCTGGCCGGCTCGGCTGGGTGTGGAAGCATCTCAGCGCGAGGAGGAGGGGGAGGAAGTCCTCAGGAGGGTTTGTTGTCGCAGGCGGGTGCGGGCGGTGGGGGAGGTGGAGGGCGGGTGCTGTATCAAGCCGCCTCGACGAGCGCCTGCCCCATCGATGTGGAGGCGGGTCTGGGGGGTGAGAGGAGGGCTTCTGAAACCTCAAGCCGGCCAGGTGTGGAGGCGCAGCCGACGTCGAGCAGCCAGGAACCGCATCAAGGCGTCATCCAACGGCTGTCTGAAGGCTTTTCATCCGGAGGCCGCGCACTGCTGGCGCTGGACACAATAATTACTGGCACTCCGCGGAATCCGACCAAGGAGAGGGTCGCAGAGTTCTCCTTCAAGGGGGCAGGGGCAGGGGGCCTCTACAGGTGCAGGGAATGGATGGGAGCATCCCCCGGCAACTTCCAGCCCTGTGGGGCCGTCCCCGTCGACGCGACTGACGACACGCTGAAGAAGGCCTACAGCAACCTGTCAGAGGGCACTCACACTTTCGAAGTGTATGCGGTGGATGCAAGCGGGGAGCAGGATGCAACCCCAGCAAGATTCACATGGGAGGTCGACACCACGCCGCCGGATACGGCAATCACCGGTAGTCCTTCAAACCCAACGGAGCTATCGACAGCGACGTTCAGCTTTTCGGGGGCGGGGTTGGGAGGAAGGTATTGGTGCAGGGAGTGGATGGGAACGCCCAGTGGCAGCTTCCAGGACTGTGGCCTCGCCGGTGCGGGCGGCCTGCCGGATATCGGCACGAAGACGTTCACCAACCTGGCATCCGGCTCCCATTCGTTTGAAGTGTATGCCGAGGATGCAGCCGGAAACGTGGACGCGACGGCAGCGCAGTTTGCGTGGGTCATCGCCTTCGATACGAAGATCGACAGCGGGCCGCCGACCCTGAGCAACCAGAAGACTGCGACGTTTGTGTTCTCAGGAGCGGGAGCTGGAGGAACGTACCTGTGCAGGAAGTGGACAGGCACACCCAGTGGCACCTTCGAGAACTGCGGCTCGGGTGTATCTGGGAGTAAGAGCTACTCCAACCTGACGGATGATATTCATGTATTCGAGGTGTACGCGCGCAGTGGTAGTGGCATCGAAGATGCGACTCCGGCGAAGTTCACTTGGATGGTGGATACCATTCCTCCGGAGACAGGGCTCGCCAGTCAGCCTGATAATCCCACCTCGGAGAGAAAGGCGACGTTCACCTTCACGGGAGCGGAGGCGGCAGGTAAATACTGGTGCAGGGAGTGGACAGGCTCGACGGGTGGCCCCTTCCTGGATTGCGGAAATTCGGGAGCGAAGACCTATGACAACCTGTCCGACGGCACCCATACCTTCGAGGTCTATGCTCAGGATGCGGCGGGCAACAAGGATGACCTAAGCCCCGCAAGGTCCACGTGGAAGGTGGACACACAGGCTCCAGATACGACGATCTCGAAAAAGCCACCCCCTGCGAGTAATCAGACGACGGCTGAGTTCGAGTTCTCCGCGAATGAAGCCGAGGTAAGCTATTCTTGCTCACACAATGGTTTGGACTTCAGCACATGCACGAGTCCCGTGTCATGGGCGAATCTGATTGAGCGCCCTCAGGCCTATACCTTCTACGTCCGTGCTAAGGACGGGGCGGGCAACGCCGAAGGGGAGGCCGCCAGCTACAGTTGGGTCGTGGACCTGACGCCTCCAGAGACAACCATTGCCGAGGGCCCACCGGCGCTCACCAACAACCCGGAAGCAACGTTCAGGTTCAGTTCGAACGAGATGGGGGTGGTGTACCAGTGTTCGCTAGATGGAGTGAGCCAACCCACGTGCACCACCCCGATGACCGTCCGAGTCCAGGGAGACGGCCACCACAAGCTCTGCGTCACCGCAATGGATGCCGCAACCAATAAGGACGGCTCCGCAGCATGTCATGAATGGACTGTGGACAGCCTCAAGCCGAAGACGCAGATCCGCAGCTATCCCAGCGCGCTCACCAATCTGACAACCGCCACCTTCGAGTTCAGCGCAGGAGAGCCAGGTGTGGACTACAAGTGCTCACTGGATGGGGCCAACTTCACCTCGTGCAGCAGCCCGAAGACGTACACCCAGTTAGGCGAGACTCCTCAGCCACACACCTTCCGTGTCTACGCCACGGATACCGCAGGGAACGCCGAGGGCGAGGCTGGTGCCGCGCAGTATTCGTGGACCGTAGATACCACCGCTCCGGATTCACCCGACCTCAAGCGACCTGGGGAAGGGCAATGCACCCGCAGCAGTAACCTGAGCATTGAGGGTGCAACGGAAGCTCGCGCCACCGTGATGGTCTTCCTCGACGGCAATCCGGAGGCGACAAGCACCACGATGGCGGATGAAACTGGGGGGTGGATCGTGGGGCTCTCCCTCGAGAGTCTAGCTGATGGCCCGCACTTCATCACGGCGAGAACAAAAGATGTGGCGGGCAACACTGGGAGCCTTTCCAGCCCGAGGAAATTTACTCGGGACACGGACCCACCTGAGACGTACATCACTGAAAAGCCGCCGGTGCTGAGCACCAGCAATCAGGCGAAGTTCACATTCGCCTCGGATGAGGCGGGTGTGAGATACATGTGCAACCGCTCGATAGTACAAGGGAACTTCGACTGCTCGGCTGGGCTCGACCTCCCAGGTCTGGCTGATGGCCGCCACACGGTCATCGTATGGGCCGTGGACTGTGCAGGCAATGAGGACCCCACCCCCGAGGCCTATCAGTGGACCGTGGATACAGCTCCACCGAGCGTGACCATCACGTCGCCGGAGGAGGGAAACATCGTGAGCGAGAACGCGCCACTGATCTCCGGGATCACCGAGCAATCCGCCACCGTCGCAGTGCTCATCGAAGGTGGCGAACCGCGGACGAGGGTAGAAGGCCAAGCGCTGGTCAAATCAGATGGGGAATGGACCTTTCAACCCAGGAATGCTCTCCCGAATGGACATTATACCGTCAGGGCCACTGCGACAGATCTCGTGGGCAATGTGGGAGTCTCCTTCGGTCCCGTGTCCTTCCAGATCGATACGGTGCCTCCTGACACGGAGTTTCTCGGAGACCCGCCGGTCCTCGACATTCATGACTCCAGGGAGTTCGCCGTTTCATCCAACAAGGCGGGGACCGTTTTTGAGTACAGCCTGGACAAGGTCCCTGAGCAGGAAAGTGAGTGGAGCAAAGGCTCCTCCAAATACCGAACTCCCCACCTGAGGAATGGAAAGCATTTTCTGCTTGCCAGAGCGGTCGATGAGGCGGGGAACAAGGATCCGAGCCCGGCGAGACATGATTGGGTGGTAGCCGCCGAGAGGCCTCCCCCTCCAGAGTTCATCGAGCCCCACGAGGGCTCTACCATCTATTCGCTGACGCCCACTCTCAGTGGGACGACCGTGCCGGGAGGGACGGTAGACCTCTTCATCAATGTCGCGGAGGTCTCGGATGAGACGCCACCTACCGGGATTGCACAAGCAGACAAAGACGGAAACTGGGCCTACACCCTCTCCTTGGAGGAGAAGGAATACACCCTCGCGGGAAGAGCCGCGAACATTTACAAGAACAAAGGAGAACTCTCTAACAGCATCACCTTCAAGGTCGCTGCTCCCAAGACTCAAGCCAAAGCCATCGGAGGCGGGCTCGGATGTGCCGCTTCCAGCGCGTCACCCTGGGCTGCTCTGCTGGGCCTGCTCGTGGTGACTCTGGGCAGAGCTCGCAGGCGGTAG